The following coding sequences are from one Ornithodoros turicata isolate Travis chromosome 1, ASM3712646v1, whole genome shotgun sequence window:
- the LOC135377070 gene encoding uncharacterized protein LOC135377070 translates to MPPFFIENAVASLSKNVTEIKRLRSGDLLLKCTSEADCERILNTQQMLGIKISSTLHRTLNTSRGVVSLAELIDVPSEEILENLKSQKVIDVRKIKIRKNNEYITTRNTILTFDCPTLPERLKVGYLTAEVRPYIPNPLRCFKCNRFGHPSDTCRGSACCARCSKQDHNSKECRGPDHCVDCAGDHPTYTRSSPKWKFENEVMHIKVTQKLRYPEARKKASPFQFQKSFSSVVKEKPRMISCATQTENTTQSEETCTPLSETPPPVTVTTASQPSSVASLSQAPLSSSQAVEASSMECDDDTSSQGSFASVSSQSQRKPKSSILGSGSLPDISPKELAAARKKAPRQPIMPPKKK, encoded by the coding sequence ATGCCACCGTTTTTCATTGAGAATGCGGTGGCATCGCTGTCAAAAAATGTGACTGAAATTAAGCGCCTCAGATCAGGTGACTTATTGCTTAAATGTACCTCggaagccgactgtgagcgAATTCTGAACACACAGCAGATGCTCGGAATCAAAATATCATCAACATTGCATAGGACTCTGAATACCTCCCGTGGTGTTGTGTCGTTAGCTGAACTCATTGATGTTCCGTCAGAAGAGATTCTTGAAAATCTGAAAAGCCAAAAGGTGATCGAcgtaagaaaaatcaaaatcagGAAGAACAATGAGTACATAACGACCCGCAACACAATCCTCACATTTGACTGCCCGACTTTACCAGAAAGGCTCAAGGTAGGGTATCTGACTGCAGAGGTGCGGCCATATATCCCTAATCCACTCAGATGCTTCAAGTGTAAccgctttggccatccttccGATACTTGCAGAGGTTCTGCATGCTGTGCCCGCTGCAGCAAGCAGGACCACAACTCTAAGGAGTGCAGAGGACCGGATCACTGCGTCGACTGCGCAGGTGACCACCCTACGTACACTAGGTCTAGTCCAAAGTGGAAGTTCGAGAACGAGGTGATGCACATCAAAGTCACACAGAAACTAAGgtatccagaagccaggaagaaggcatctccgttccagttccagaaatccttttcatctgtcgttaaagagaaaccaaggatgatctcatgcgcaacacagacagagaatacaacacaaagtgaagaaacaTGTACACCTCTCTCTGAAACACCACCTCCTGTAACTGTAACCACAGCTTCCCAACCCTCTTCTGTGGCGTCACTCTCACAGGCGCCACTTTCGTCATCGCAAGCcgtggaggcaagctccatggaatgcgatgatgacacgagctcgcaaggctcGTTCGCGAGCGTGAGCTCACAATCTCAAAGAAAGCCTAAGAGCAGTATTTTGGGGAGTGGCTCACTCCCCGATATATCGCCCAAGGAACTCGCGGCTGCGCGGAAAAAAGCTCCAAGACAGCCCATAATGCccccaaagaagaaataa